In bacterium, the genomic stretch GGGATCGGTGGCCGGATCGCCCATCAGGCTGTTCCACGTCGACCAGATCTCGACCCGGGCGGGCTCGGCCACCTGGTAGTTGTTGTAGAGCTCGATCTTGCCCAGGGAGTGGGCCACGCCGACGCGGTGGTCGGCGTTGTAGAGCAGACCGTTCCAGATGCCGTGGTAGTAGCAGTTGTTGTAGCGGGTATGGGTGCCCTGGGTGGCCGTGCCGACCGCCGCGATGCCGCCGCCGTTGGGCGCGCGCAGCCACGCCTCGGCACGGCATTCGCCCTGGGTGAAGGTGCCGGTGTCGCAGGTGGGCAGGATGGCCACGGGCAGTTCGCCGCCGTTGTTCAGGTTGTGGATGGTGCTCGTCCCGATGCCGCTCATGCCCAGGTAGCCGCGATAGCCGTAGAGGCTCCGCCCCTGGCCCACGGTGGCCGTGAACGCCCCGGCGAAGTTGCCGCTCCAGGTAGTGTCGACATGCGCCCAGCCGAGGGCCTCCAGGTGTCCCTTGAGCCACCGGTTCACGTAGACGGTGGTTATGCCCGAGGCGCTCGGATCGCCCTGCAGGGAGGCGCTGCCGTACCACGAGGTGTCGCCCATGGGCGGGGTCTGCTCGTAGCCGACGATCTTGGCGACCATGGTGTCGAGCTCGTCGAGGGTCGAGAAGGAGAGGCGGCCGACGTGGGCGTCGGCCAGGATGTCGCCGCCGTCGAGGGTGACGTAGTAGTGGTCGCCGGGACCGTTGTAGCCGGAGAGCGTCTCGATCCAGGTATCCACGCCGTAGGTGCCGTCCTCGTCGCCCACGAGGGTGACGAACTCCAGGGGCGGGATCGACGTGTCGTCGTAGATGGTCTGCAGTGCGCTCTTGATGGACGAGGTGTTGTTGCCGACCACGTCCACGTCCACGATCTCCACGTGGTAGCCCTGGCGGCGGCGCCAGTCCTCCAGCGCCGCGGTGCGGCTGGTGATCGCCGCGTCGCCGTGGCGGACCAGGGCGTAGGTGCCGGGCAGCGCGGCGCCGGTCGCGGACTTGCCGGCCCGGAGGGCGTCGTAGCCGGAGGCGTTCCCGCGCAACCAGGTGTCGAAGGATGCGGCGACCGGGCGCGCGCTAGCCGGGGTCGCGCCGCCGGCGAAGGTCAGCTCGATCTCGATGGTGCGGGCGGCCACGCCCTCGCGCGACACGGCATCGTAGGCCAGGGGGCTGACGGTCACGGGCACGACCGTCTGGCCGGCCATGATCGCGGGCTCGCCGATCAGGACCACGGGCGCGGTGGGATCGGCGGCGACCGCGGCGGTCTTGGCAGCGGGCACGTCCAGGCGGCGCCAGCCCGCGCGGGCGTAGGCGTCGCGGTCGACGGCGAAGGCCTCGTCCCGGCCGGGCTGGATCGGGTAAAGACGGGTGGAAGGGAGGGAAACCGTCTCGAACCCGATCACCCGGCCGAAAACGCTTGCGCCGGCGGGAACGGCCACCAGGCGGCCGGCGGTGGGCAGGCCGGGAGCGCCCTCGTCGCCCTGGACCGTGCCGCCCTCGATGACGAGTGACTGCCAGGTCTCGCCGCCCGCGCTGATGTCCTCTGCGCCCAGGGCGCCGAGGGTGAACTCGAGGCGCAGGGAGGCTGCGTCTGCGGAGATGACGCGCCAATGGGGCGTGTTGTCGGTGGAGCCCGGATCCAGGGAGATATGCTCGGGCTGCGAGGTCGCGAGGGCCGTGACGGCGATCAGCAGCGCGGTCAGGATCAACGGGCTGGCGCGGAAAGCGTTGCGCGTGGCTTGGGCGACCATGGGGACCTCCATAAACAGAAAGCCGGTCGAAGACGACCGACGGGGGGTGGCGGATGTTGATTTTACGATAAAGTGGGGCTAACGGGAAGTCATTTAACCAATTGTCATGAATATTCCATGGTTATTGAGTTTTTGTGATATGCGTGGAGTGGAGGGGGTCTCCTTTACACCGGTAGACGGATCCCGAACTTCCCCATCTTGCGGTAGAGCTGGTTGCGGGAGATGCCCAGGGCGCGGGCGGCTTCCGACCGATTGCAGCCCTTGATCAGCAGGGCCTGGCTGATGCGCTCGCGCTCCACCTTTTCGATGTAGGCGCCGAGGTGGAGGGAGCCGGTGGCGGAGGGCTTCATGTTGCGCCACTTGCGCATGGACTCGGGCAACATCTCGAGGGTCGCGCGCCCGCTGTGGCGAGCCAGCAGGGCGAGGCGGCGGGTCATGGCCTCGAGCTCGCGCACGTTGCCCGGCCATGGGTAATGCTCGAGAACGATCATGACGTCCTGGTCGAAGAGCTCGCGCGGGTCCACCTCGTCATCGACGATCTTGCTCACGAAGAGGCGGATCATCGGCTCCAGATCCTCGGGGCGCTCACGCAGAGGCGGCAGGTTCATCTCCAAGGTCTGGAGGCGGTAATAAAGGTCATGACGGAAGGCGCCGGTGGCGATGAGTTCCGGCAGGGGTGCGTTGGTTGCCGCGATGATACGCAGGTCGGCGCGCCGCTCGGTGGGATCGCCCAGGCGATGGAACGTCCCCTCCTGCAACATCCGCAGCAGCTTGACCTGTAGATAGGCCGGCATGTCGGCGATCTCATCGAGGAACATGGTGCCGCCGTCGGCAGCCTCGCACAGGCCGGGGCGCTCGCCGTCCGCGCCCGTGAAGGCCCCGCGCGCGTGACCGAAGAACTCGCGCTCGAAGAGGGTCTCGGGAATGGCCGCGCAG encodes the following:
- a CDS encoding sigma 54-interacting transcriptional regulator, which codes for MAKEINSKPFIANSPSMKQLIAMVDISASTTEPVLITGETGTGKELVARLIHEKSDRAGKPFVPVNCAAIPETLFEREFFGHARGAFTGADGERPGLCEAADGGTMFLDEIADMPAYLQVKLLRMLQEGTFHRLGDPTERRADLRIIAATNAPLPELIATGAFRHDLYYRLQTLEMNLPPLRERPEDLEPMIRLFVSKIVDDEVDPRELFDQDVMIVLEHYPWPGNVRELEAMTRRLALLARHSGRATLEMLPESMRKWRNMKPSATGSLHLGAYIEKVERERISQALLIKGCNRSEAARALGISRNQLYRKMGKFGIRLPV